The bacterium region AAAAGATTGATATAACCTTGCCTGGTATTGGACCTCAAATAGGTAAATTTCATCCCATAACGATTATATTAAACCAAATAGTAGATATTTTTGTTAGATTAGGTTTTCAAATAGCCGAAGGGCCTGAGATAGAATTAAGTTATTATAATTTCGATGCCTTGAATATCCCACTTCATCATCCGGCACGGGATATGCATGATACCTTTTATGTCAAAAGCGATTCTGAAGATGTGATTTTACGCACACATACTTCCCCGGTTCAAATTCGTGTTATGGAAAAACAACAACCGCCTTTGCGAATAATTGTTCCTGGCAGGGTCTATCGTAAAGATGCTGATATTTCTCATTCACCTATGTTTCATCAAGTAGAAGGTTTATTAGTTGATGAATGGACGACATTTAGTGATTTAAAGGGAGTGCTTTCATCATTTATCCATCTTATCTTTGGGGAACAAACTAATCTTCGGTTTAGACCGAGTTTCTTCCCTTTTACTGAGCCTTCGGCAGAAATAGACATTTCTTGCGTAATATGTGAAGGAAAAGGATGTGGGCTTTGTAAATATACCGGTTGGATAGAGATTTTAGGCGCCGGGATGGTTGACCCAGAGATATTTAAAATAGTTAATTATGATTCAACAAAATACACCGGTTTTGCCTTCGGCGTCGGCGTAGAAAGAATTGCTATGCTAAAATACGGCATCAATAACATTAGATTATTTTTTGAAAACGATATTCGGTTTTTAGAGCAATTTTAAAATAATGTAAGAGTTCAGGTAGGA contains the following coding sequences:
- the pheS gene encoding phenylalanine--tRNA ligase subunit alpha; this translates as MEEKIKSLMIEAENEIKKAISFEVLEKLRVKYLGRKEGLITQLLTRMGSLSAEEKPKIGKLINEIKNKITQLLTEKTELLKSKTQQEKLLLEKIDITLPGIGPQIGKFHPITIILNQIVDIFVRLGFQIAEGPEIELSYYNFDALNIPLHHPARDMHDTFYVKSDSEDVILRTHTSPVQIRVMEKQQPPLRIIVPGRVYRKDADISHSPMFHQVEGLLVDEWTTFSDLKGVLSSFIHLIFGEQTNLRFRPSFFPFTEPSAEIDISCVICEGKGCGLCKYTGWIEILGAGMVDPEIFKIVNYDSTKYTGFAFGVGVERIAMLKYGINNIRLFFENDIRFLEQF